From Rana temporaria chromosome 7, aRanTem1.1, whole genome shotgun sequence, the proteins below share one genomic window:
- the LOC120944885 gene encoding parkin coregulated gene protein homolog codes for MVIETKSGKATRGKANAASSSEGFTLRAMMKNATVRGPPAAGAFKERPAKPTAFRKFYERGDFPIALEHDTKGNKIAWKVEIEKLDYHHYLPLFFDGLCETAHPYEFFARQGVHDMLEHGGPKILPVIPQLIIPTKNALNTRARQVICTTLKVLQHLVVSSEMVGEALVPYYRQILPILNIFKNINVNSGDGIDYSQQKRENVGDLIQETLEAFERYGGEDAFINIKYMVPTYESCLLN; via the coding sequence ATGGTGATTGAGACCAAGAGCGGGAAGGCCACCAGGGGCAAAGCCAACGCGGCTTCTTCTTCCGAGGGCTTCACCCTTAGAGCCATGATGAAGAATGCAACCGTCAGAGGCCCCCCAGCAGCCGGGGCATTCAAAGAACGACCTGCAAAGCCCACGGCTTTCCGCAAGTTCTACGAGCGAGGAGACTTTCCGATCGCCCTCGAGCACGACACCAAAGGAAACAAAATCGCCTGGAAGGTGGAGATCGAGAAACTGGATTACCACCACTACTTGCCCCTCTTCTTCGACGGTCTTTGCGAAACGGCGCACCCTTACGAATTCTTCGCGCGTCAGGGAGTCCACGACATGCTGGAGCACGGAGGACCCAAGATCCTGCCCGTCATTCCTCAGCTCATCATACCCACAAAAAACGCCCTGAACACCCGCGCCCGGCAGGTCATCTGCACCACGCTCAAAGTTCTCCAGCATTTGGTGGTCTCGTCTGAAATGGTGGGCGAGGCGCTGGTCCCGTACTACCGCCAGATCCTTCCCATCCTCAACATCTTCAAGAACATCAATGTCAACTCCGGCGACGGCATCGACTACAGCCAGCAAAAACGCGAAAACGTCGGCGACCTGATTCAAGAAACGCTGGAAGCCTTTGAGCGCTACGGAGGAGAAGATGCGTTTATTAATATCAAATATATGGTGCCCACCTACGAGTCGTGTCTGCTGAACTGA